DNA from Deltaproteobacteria bacterium:
GCTGGGAGCTCGCCGAGAGCGCCGTGCAGGTGCGGGTGAGGCGCAGCGCGGCCGAGATCGTGGCGCGGGGCGCGGGCGGCGCGCCCGCCCCGGCCGGCTGCGAGCGGCTGGCGGGCTCGAGCGAGCTGCGCGCCGCCACCGCGGATCGCGCCGAGACCGCCGCCTCCCGGGCCTGGCTGCTCTTCTCCCAGGTCGAGCCGCTGGTCGAGCGCCTCCGGGCCGAGCACCCCGCGGCGCGCCTCCACCTCGAGGCGGTCGCGCCGGAGGGGGCGGCGGCCTGGATCGTGGGCCTGCCGCCGGCGGCGCTCGACGCGCTCCTCGCCGAGGTCGGCGCGCTGCGGGACACGCCTCCGGCCGAGCTCGCGCTGCTCGACGCCGTCGCGGCGAAGGTCTTCCCGGAGGTGCGCGCGTGAGGTCCGAGCTCCCCGGCCTCGATCTGGCCGCCCACGAGAAGGAGCTGCTGCTCTGCGAGCTCTGCCCCCGGATGTGCCGCCACGCCTGTCCGGTGGGGGTGGTGGCCCGGGACGAGGCGCTCACCCCGCAGGAGAAGATGGCCGAGGCCCGGCGCCAGCTGCGCGGCGAGAGCGAGGTCGGCGTGCACACCGCCTGGGACTGCGCGGGCTGCGGCCTCTGCACCGCCACCTGCGAGCACGACAACCCCGTCGGGGAGCTCCTCCTCGCCGCGCGCGCCCGGCGCTTCGTCGCCGGTGACGCCCCCGAGGCCGCCCGGGCGCTGGCGCGCCGCTGCCGGGAGGAGGGCACCCCGCGCGGCCCGGTGGATCGCCGGCGCCTGGAGTCGATCCAGGAGGCCCGGCGGATCCGCCGCACGGTGAGGGAGTTCGAGGGGCCGCGGGTGCCCGGCCGGGGCCTGCGGGTGCTCTTCCCGGGCTGCGAGCTGGTGGAGGACGCGCCGGAGCGGGTGGGGCGGCTCCTGGACATCGCCGACAGCCTCGGCGAGGGCGACCTGGTGGTCTGGGACGGGGCGGCCCGCTGCTGCGGCTACCCGCTCCTGGCGGCCGGGGACGCCGCGGGCTACGCGGCCCACGCGAGCCGGCTCGCGAGCGCCCTGGCGGGGGCCAGCCTGATCACCACGCCCTGCGCCCACTGCGCCACGACCCTGGAGCTGGCGAGCGAGCGCTTCGGGATCGGCTTCCCGCCGGTCGAGCACCTCTCCCAGACCCTCGCCAAGGCGCTGCGCCGCAAGGGCGTCACCCGGGTCGTCGAGGACCTGCTCCCCCGGGGCTGGGTCCTCCACGAGCCCTGCCACCTGGTGCACGGCCTGGAGGAGAGCGAGGCCCCGCGGCAGCTCCTCGAGGCGATCACCGGCGGGCGGCCCGAGGCCGCCGAGGGGACGGGCGAGTCGATCTGGCAGGGCGAGCGCAGCTGGTGCTGCGGGGGCGGCGGGGCGCTGCCCCACACCCGCCCCGAGCTCGCCCGGGAGATGGCCCGGGTGCGGGCGGCGGATCTCCTGGGGGAGAGCGCCGGGCCGCCGGCCCTCGAGGGCCTGCCGGGGAGCGCGCGGCAGCTGGTCACGGCCAGCCCCTGCTGCGAGCGGCACTTCTGGGAGGCGGGCGTCGAGAGCGAGGATCTCTTCGAGCTCCTCGGGCGCTTCCTCGAGGGCGGACGCAGCGAGAGCAGGGAGGAAGGATGAGTCAGGGCGGCTTCAAGACCTACGTGGTGCTCAACCCGCGCTCCGCCGGGGGCGCCACCGGGAAGAGCGTGCAGAAGATCCTCGCCGCGGTGGGCGCGCGGGTGGGGGAGCTCGAGCACGGGCTCACCGAGGGGCCGGAGCACGCGACCGTGCTGGCGCGGGAGGCCCTCGAGCGCGGCGCCGAGATGGTGGTCGCCGTCGGAGGCGACGGCACCTTCAACGAGGTCACCAACGCCTTCCTCCAGGGAGGCGAGGCCCGCTTCCCCGAGGCCGTGCTCGGGCTGCTCCCCCAGGGGACCGGCGGCGACTTCCGCAAGACGGTCGGCGTCGAGCGCAAGCTCGAGAGCGCCTGCGAGAAGCTCGCCGGGCGGGCCACGCGAAGGATCGACGCCGGCTGGCTCGACTTCGTCGATCACCAGGGCAGCCCCGCCGGCCGGGCCTTCATCAACATCTCCTCCTTCGGCGTCTCCGGCGCGGTGGTGAAGACGGTGAACGAGAGCTCCAAGGCCCTCGGGGGCAAGCTCTCGTTCATGATCGGCTCGGCCCGGGCGCTCTGGCACTACCGGGACCAGCGGGTGCGCCTGATCGTCGACGGCGAGGCCGAGGAGCCGATCGCGATGACCACGGTGGCCGTCTGCAACGGGCGCTTCTTCGGCGGCGGGATGATGGTCGCCCCGCGCGCCGAGCTGGACGACGGCCTCTTCGACGTGACCATCTGGCGGGACTTCGCCCTGAAGGACTTCGCCTTCAAGAAGGCGATGCTCTACAAGGGCACCCACCTCTCCGACCCGCGCACCCGCGCGCTGCGCTGCAAGGAGCTGCGGGCCGAGTCCGACGAGAAGGTGCTGATCGACGTGGACGGCGAGCAGCCCGGAGTGCTGCCGGCGACCTTCCGGATCCTGCCCGGGGCGATCAACCTGAAGATCTGAGCTGTCAGCTGGTGTCTAGATGATCAGCCGCACCCCGCCGAGCTCCGCGAGCCCGAAGGGGAAGTGATCGCCGGGCGAGCCGATGAACATGAAGTTGCGCGGGATCTTCCACTGCTCGGAGAGCTCGCCGATCAGCTCGGGGCCGAAGACGCCCTCCACGACCACGAAGTCGACCTGGATGTCCGGGTAGACCTCGTCGAGGAACTTCAGGTCGGGCGCGAGGGCCTCGGGGGGCTCCTCTCCCTTCTTCACGACGTGCGCCACCTTCAGGCGGTTGGTGTGCTCGTTCTTGCGGACGTAGAGCATCGCCTCGTTGAGGTTCGCGCGCGAGTCGCCCCGGGTGAAGAAGACGACCTGCTGGCTGTTGATCTCCTCGATCTTGGCGCGGATGCCCGAGGACCACTGGCCCGTCACCCGCCCCACCGCGTCGGACACGCCCCGCACGGCGAAGAGGGCCGCCTTCAGGAGGCCGATCCGCCCGAGCATCACCCCGACGAAGATCACCGTCGGGATGAAGTAGATCAGGAACATCTGGAAGTAGTCCGGGTGCTTGATGACGTTGCCCGCGATGCCGACGATCACCGCCGGCAGGGCGATCATGATGGCCAGCCAGGAGGCCTTCTCGGGCCGCGGCAGCCGCGCCCGCCTCACCTTCAGCAGGATGTTGCCGATGGCGAAGAGCGCCATCACGCAGAGGAAGGAGATGGTGTAGACGCCCGCCAGCGCCTCGAGGTTGCCGCCGGTGAGGTAGAGCACCGAGACCGCGAGCAGGAAGAAGGCGATGACGATGCGGTGGGTCGTCCCCCGGCGGTTCGTCTGGAGGAGGAACTGGGGGAGGATCCGGTCGAGGGTCATCCGCTTGACCAGCCCGGTGACGCCGACGAAGGAGGTGAGCACGGCGCCGGAGAGGACGAGGGCGGCGTCGATGGAG
Protein-coding regions in this window:
- a CDS encoding (Fe-S)-binding protein produces the protein MRSELPGLDLAAHEKELLLCELCPRMCRHACPVGVVARDEALTPQEKMAEARRQLRGESEVGVHTAWDCAGCGLCTATCEHDNPVGELLLAARARRFVAGDAPEAARALARRCREEGTPRGPVDRRRLESIQEARRIRRTVREFEGPRVPGRGLRVLFPGCELVEDAPERVGRLLDIADSLGEGDLVVWDGAARCCGYPLLAAGDAAGYAAHASRLASALAGASLITTPCAHCATTLELASERFGIGFPPVEHLSQTLAKALRRKGVTRVVEDLLPRGWVLHEPCHLVHGLEESEAPRQLLEAITGGRPEAAEGTGESIWQGERSWCCGGGGALPHTRPELAREMARVRAADLLGESAGPPALEGLPGSARQLVTASPCCERHFWEAGVESEDLFELLGRFLEGGRSESREEG
- a CDS encoding diacylglycerol kinase family lipid kinase, with amino-acid sequence MSQGGFKTYVVLNPRSAGGATGKSVQKILAAVGARVGELEHGLTEGPEHATVLAREALERGAEMVVAVGGDGTFNEVTNAFLQGGEARFPEAVLGLLPQGTGGDFRKTVGVERKLESACEKLAGRATRRIDAGWLDFVDHQGSPAGRAFINISSFGVSGAVVKTVNESSKALGGKLSFMIGSARALWHYRDQRVRLIVDGEAEEPIAMTTVAVCNGRFFGGGMMVAPRAELDDGLFDVTIWRDFALKDFAFKKAMLYKGTHLSDPRTRALRCKELRAESDEKVLIDVDGEQPGVLPATFRILPGAINLKI
- a CDS encoding APC family permease gives rise to the protein MSETATPTRTPPAHPSLGELPATAICGNDITSSCLYVSALAIVAAGWWAWVSLAIVAAVLFLFRKIYGEVVGALPLNGGAYNALLNTTSKGFASMAATLTLLSYMATAVISAIESMHYVHNLWHGWPVMIATVVLLAIFMVLTIIGIGESSMVAIAIFLFHMVTLTVLLVAGGYYVLTHGLGTFGENFARPVEGGLGKALVFGFAAAMLGISGFESSSNFVEEQAPGVFPKTLRNMWVAVTVFNPAMALLAVALIPIPEVAEHQEALLAHLGDVAAGGWLSVVISIDAALVLSGAVLTSFVGVTGLVKRMTLDRILPQFLLQTNRRGTTHRIVIAFFLLAVSVLYLTGGNLEALAGVYTISFLCVMALFAIGNILLKVRRARLPRPEKASWLAIMIALPAVIVGIAGNVIKHPDYFQMFLIYFIPTVIFVGVMLGRIGLLKAALFAVRGVSDAVGRVTGQWSSGIRAKIEEINSQQVVFFTRGDSRANLNEAMLYVRKNEHTNRLKVAHVVKKGEEPPEALAPDLKFLDEVYPDIQVDFVVVEGVFGPELIGELSEQWKIPRNFMFIGSPGDHFPFGLAELGGVRLII